The Peromyscus leucopus breed LL Stock chromosome 4, UCI_PerLeu_2.1, whole genome shotgun sequence genome segment GATCGAGATTTAGAGGTTAATCTCTCTAACCAAGCAAGACCCTCACCCACAAGCTTAAAAATTAATTAGGGTCTAGAGGTGTGTTTGGCTTATAGAGAGTCCCTGAGTTCAATATTCAAtcttagatttaaaaaacaaaaacgaacaacAAAAAATGGGCAGTTCCTTTGCAGCTGCTCACTTGCTAATAAAGGAGAAACACCGAGGCAATCAAAATAAGAATCCCTTTATTAGGGAAAGCTGTGTGGCCGAGAAAACAGCTGTCCAGACTTGgggctttcttcttcccatcccACACAAAAGAACCTCTTAAGTTTACATTGCCCCTTCCTCCTCAGGGGGATCATTCAGTTCTATTTCCAAAGACGAAAATTCTAGTTGAAGGCTTTTCGTTGGGATCAGTGACATTTAAAGATTAAATTACAACACATAAACCCcttttgggtgttttgccttcatgtatatttgtgcacTACATGCATACAGTGCCAGCCAAGTCCAAGAGATGATCAGATGGAGTCCCTGGGACTAGCGTTGCAGACAGTTCAGCCCCTCCCCACGGAGTCCTCTAGAAAAATAGCCAGTGagtgcttaaccactgaatcatttctccaATCCTTTAAGcttaactatcttttttttttttctcccgagacagggtttctctgtgtagctttggtgcctgtcctggatctctctctgtagaccaggttggcctcgaactcacagagatctgcctggctctggtaccagtgctgggattaaaggcgtgagccactgccCCCACCCATAAGCTTAAGTATCTTAATGAATGCCACAGATCAAGCCAGAAAGGCCTAAGAAGAAAGGGTTCTTGAGGAAAATTTCTTAGTGCGTTATATTCTGACATCTAATATTAGAGTTTAATTTAGTTTATGCTTTGCAGGCTCACTAGGAGGAATAATGAAACCACAGACTGGTGATATCCAAGCGTTGAATAGCAGTTTACACGCTGACCCAACCTTGGAGGGAAACCATTTCTACCTCTGTCTATGAGATCACTCCCTTCCAGAAACACTTGGCCGAGGCATAACAGCCTTTCCATAGAATGCTTCATAGTTCGTTAGATGCTTCTTTAAAACCCAGAAGCAGGCTCCCTGCCCCAACCCAGGCACAGCCCAACAGGAGAAAACAAATGGCCACAGCCTCAGGCAAGGATTGTGGTTACAGCTGGAATTGGGCCTCAAAGGTGCCAGGAACTGACAGAAGCAAGAACAATGCAGGACCCTATTTGTCCTTCTTGTTTTCCCCATCCGGCAcagcagagggagcaggggccACAGGACTCTCTTCCGACACACTGTCTCCACCCTTTGACAGCTTCTTGGCTCGTTGGTAGAGTTCATTCAAATTGAACTCTCGAATCACATTCTCCTATGCAAAGAGATGAACAAACACATCAGGCACTAGGTGGGAAGGTAAAGTCCAGAGCTTGAGAGTAGATGTATTTAACTAAGCACAGTCTAGAAACCAGAGGAATCAGAGGGCAGAAGTCTGTCCTaacctaatttttcttttctattagagGTCAATTTCTGTACCAAGAATTGTACCTCCATGCAACTGTAAAGCAGTCCTATGAGTCATGTGTTACTACCTCAGATTTACTGATGAGGAACCTAATTGCATACAAACTACAGGCACCTCATAGACCAGGTCTTATTTATGATTTTCCTCAGTATTAGCAGCAGGCATATAACCAATCTGCTGAGTGACTTACTAGGTGACATCCAGTAACTAATCTACACCCTTAAAAACAGTGGGCAAGTGGCAGAATTCAGAATTAAACCCAGATTAAGTACAAAGCCCATTCACTGTTGTATATACTTCTCCAAACCATTGCCCATTTTTTTTATGTACCTCAGAAAAGGTCCAAGAGACGGCTCGTCCTTTCTTGTCAATCTGTGGCCGCCGAATTACCTCCTTGCCACCTTGGAACAGGATCAGGGTAGGGAGTTGTTTGGTGAGGGGTGACGTGCTCACTTTGTACCTATAGGCCCAGAGAGGACTTTGTACATGCAGCTGTATCCATCACTTACATCACTCTAAGTAATTCTCAGCTCAGACCCTCTGCCCAGGCATCTACATACCGTGTGCTAACATCAGTATAGCGTCCAACATCTACCTTCCCGAAATTTAGCCCTGTACAGTTGTACCtgcaaaaaatatattatttaacatATTGAAAAATACAGGAATGGATCAAGGGAACTAGAAATAGAGATACCTAGGTAAGAAAGGGAGAAACAACTTTGGATGTGCAAAATTAGGCCAAAGGAAGGAAGCCACAGAATTTCCATTTTTGACATGCTTCACTCTGCATACTCACTTGAGGGACAGGTCAGCATAGATGGGAGCAAATGACTGACAATCATTAGACCAATTGGCAAAGAACTCCACAATCCAAGTGACCCTCTTGTCCCGCTCCAGTTCTTCCTACCACACAAAGGGAAGAGAGAATAGGCTGAAACAGCTGGGCATCTGAGAAGATTCAGACCTGTGACTAACTCCTTAGCCTCAACTTCCCCTTCTGCATAATCAACCAGTACCCTGACAACcttttcaggtttgtttgttgGTACCGAAGATTGAATCTAGTGCCTCACACACGtgaggcaagcagtctaccataAGCAAAATGACCAATTTTTTTAATAACCTAAAAAAACTTAATGGTATTTATCGTGTGGGTATAGAGACATGTGCACTGCCCActtagagtcagttttctctttccagacTGAAGACTGAGGTTTGGCAGCAAGGACCGTCTTTCTTACCCactgaacatttttgtttttgttttaagtatatatatatatcttatttattattattgcgtatgtctatgtgccatggtgcacatatggaggacagaggacaactctgtggagtggGATCTCTCCTTCTACCTGTACGTGGGCTCCAGGGACCAAGTTAGGTGGTCAGGGCTCGTGTGGCAGATGTccttacctgatgagccatctcaccagtctaccagcctttcttttgagacaatctTACTGTGTacctgaggctgtcctggaactcactatgtggcctacactggcctcaaacttgcagcaatctgctgggggtggggtggcatacacctttaatgccagcatctgggacgcagaggcaggtggatctcttcgttcaaggccagcctggtctatggagggagttccaggacagtcacgactacacagagaaatctcgtcttgaaaaacaaaaatgaacaaacaaacaataaaacaggaaaacaaaacaaataaacaaacaaacaaacaaaaaaccattctTGCAGCAATCCTACCCCAGGTACCAGGAAAACAATTATGTATCACCAACCCCAGTGATGATTTCCATCCTGAGGCCCCATCTTTATGAATAAAGAGCACAAAACCACAAAGCAGGAAccaagaaacaagaaacagaaagtagaatACTCACGTCAATGGTTTTATCATTGAAGTACTTGATGTACTCAGGACCCATGTACAGGGGGGGCTTGCAGGTCATCAGgaacactgaacacagagaaaagatgtCAGAGATATATACAGGGGCTTTTACAGAGTTTCTGCAAACCCACTCAGGAATTTCAGACATCAAagaatatacatgtgtacatagaTCGCCAACACATATTCCTCTTAAAATACTAAGTAAATACTCACCACCTGCACATAATTAAGAGCTACAAATATAACTCACTAGGTGTAAGATAAGGATTGGAATCTGGTCCTCAAAAATCAAGCCTTTATCAAAGAACTTTACTGTTTCAAATAATTAACTATAGAACCATAACGTAATAAAAGCCATtttctcacctatgcagagggtgAGGTACAGTAGACCCATTCGAATATCCAGGCGGAAGAAAAGAATTGCGTTGGCCACCTTACTGAACATGAAGATGTTGCCTACGTGTTGCTCCACAGTGACTGGAACACAGAGATACCACAGTCAGGCTGGGCTGAGGGCTCCCACTCTTTTGTCCCTCTTCCTGGGGTACTTtgaaatgggaacaggagggagagGATACAGAAGTTGAAGGTCAAACTAGCCCCTGGCATGAAATGTGGAACTAGTTCATTAAATAACACTCCTCCAATAACATGAAAAAGGAGCTTCTGAGGGCATGCGTCCTAACCCCCAATCAGTGCAAAGCAGGGAAGCTTACTGGATCTGCGGTTCTTCATCATCACAATGGCACTGAGGAACATCAGGATCTCCACTTCTCTCTGGAAGAGAGCCAGTGACAGCTGAATGAGGCTGATGGGATGAGGGCAAAATATGAAATGCAAAACAGGAGATCCAGCTTGGGTTAAAGAAGTAACTGGATCTGGCTAAGGTGTAGTGGGACCAACAAGTCAAAAGAGCTAAGTTAGAGTCTACCCTTGGCACCAGAATGGTATCTTTCAGCAAATCCCTGACCTTTgggttttctcttctttatttttcctctctccctccttctatcCTTGAGACTTGCTCTCACTATCCTGCccaggcaattctcctgcctcagcctcaggatTACAGTGGTACATCACCATGTCCCACTAGTTTTCTTTAACTACATTTATTGGTGTCATGTGTGTACTCCCATGCATGggcccagcacacatgtggaaggcagaggataactttccttctctctcactgtgtagtccaggcaaGTTTCAAACTCACTGaagctcctcccacctcagcctctctagtgctgggcaCTTTCTTGTCATTTGGTTTTGAGAAAGATCTTGCTGCATAGCTTAGGCTACaatgttttgtctttattttttttagagaatGTTTTGCAGGTCAAGATGGCACCCAAGTCCCTATGTTgctttaaacttgtgatcctgcctccacctcctaaatgctgataTTACTAcacatgtgtaccaccatgctgcaCTTCTTAACAATTACTATTAGTAGTAGTATACTACAATTTCTTTTCAGTGAGCctcaaatttttattgttttgcatCTTCAGGATACCCAAATGTAAGTCCACATTAGTAGTGCACACTTGTGAACCCAGCATTCtggagggtagaggcaggagaaatgcCAAAAGCCCAAACCTATcttggtctacataacaagttccaggccagcaagggctataGGCACAGCTCCACTGTTGCTGGCACGGCCTGAGGAGCTCCCCTAATCTTTTAGGAGCCCTTTCAGGTCAAATTGGTACTCATAGTTTCATTAAAGGAGTTTCACAGTTGGCCAATCTAAAgagttttaaatattgttttgcctatatatattctgtgtgagggtgttggatcctggactTACAgatagttgtcagctgccatgtgggtactaggaattgaacgtgggtcctctagaagagcagtctgtgctcttaactgctaagccatctctccagccccatatgtgtttgtttttaacgaattattttaatttatgtgtattagtgGTTTGCCTGAATATATTTAAGTGTACTACTATGTGTCTACTGCTTGCAGAGACTAGAGGTCAATgctggaactagaattatggatagttgtgacccaccatgtgggtgtgagGAACCTTacccaagtcctctagaagagcagccagtgctcttaactactgagccatctctccagcccccagagttgAGGTCTTCTTAAAACTATTTCAAtattcacttttattatttttatcacatGCATGTGTTCGGATATGTGCAATTGATTGCAGGTGCCTAAAAAACACCTctaaggctggagttacaggcagccatgagcctcctgatgtgggtactgggaatcaaatttggATTATCAGAAGAGTatttgggccaggcggtggtggtggtggtggtggtggtggtggtggtggtggtggtggtggacgcctttaatcccagcactcggaaggcagaggcaggcagttctctgtgagttcgaggccagcctgggctacagagtgagttccaggaaaggcgcaaagctacacagagaaatcttgtctcaaaaaaacaaacaaaaaaaaaaaaaaaaaagaagagtatttggggtttgtttggtttgtgttttttgggacagggtttctctgtgtagtcctggctgtccgtaactcactctgtagaccaggctggcctcaagctcacaaagatccacctgctctgcctcccaaatgctgggattaaagggcattcgccaccactgcctggcatgacagtatgtgttcttaaccactaggccatctttctagccctaaGCTATTTTAGTATAGGCTTGTAAGTATGTAGgttaagggagaaagaggagtTCAGAAAGACTCAAGGGCGTGGGCACTTCATTTTCTTCACCATAGTCATCTATAACATACTGGTGGGATTTGAAGTTATCTTCAAAGGGCAGCTAAGAAGCCTAGATGAAATCATAAGgcgattcttttcttttttcccttgggttttttgagacagggtttcactgtgtatccctggctgtcctggtactggctatgtagaccaggctggcatcaaactcagagatctgcctgcctctgcctcccaagtgctgggattaaaggagtgtgccaccacaatcCAGCTTCATgggtgattctttttttttttttttttttaatttatatatttattatgtacacagtgttctgcctgcatgtatgcctgcatgcctgaagagggcaccagatctcataatagatggttgtgagccaccatgtggttgctgggaactgaactcaggacctctagaagagcagccagtgctcccaacctctgagccatctctcgatcCCCCATAGAGCAATTCTTAAGAGGCACCTGGCAGTGTTACAACTTATAAGGTACGACTCTAGAGCACAGGAATGGAGGAAAGTAGGGTCTTTGGCGTGGTGtcgttttgagatagggtctctctatgtagtcttgactGACCTGGAATGTGTTATATAGACCAGGAGGGTCTActtcaatctcacagagatccacctgcctctgtctccagagtgctggggctGAAGGGGTACTACACAAAGCCTGGAAAAGGTAtggtatcttttttctttttttaaatttcagggctgaggaccgaacccagggccttgtgcttgctaggcaagcgttctaccactgtgctaaatccccaaccccaaggtaTGGTATCTTTAATGCAAACAAAGTTAGTAATCTTGTTTGAGAGTCCCAGAAATGTCCGAGGAAAGAAACGAGCTCTACCCAAGGTTATAGTAATACCTTCAGGCCTTAAGTCTGGGTCACTGCTATTTTAACATAAACATTTGTATAGTAAAGGAATATTAGCTCTATGCCCACAACCTTCACAGTGAATGTTAATTGTTCTGAAATTATTGCTTCTCAGATGGTGAGGGGCTCCCCTCGACTCGTGTTTTTGTAATCTTCCCCGTTTTTCTATTACCCCCTGAGGATGATAGTGTGTGAAGTTATGGTGGCCAGGGTAGTCATACGGTTACTTTTCCACCTAAGTCATTTTGTTGAATTAGCGACCAAAGTCGACCGGCCTATCAGAGAATTAAACAAGGTTAGACAGCAGTTTCTgaaagctgtgtgaccttggaaaaGTCGCCTACCTACACTGAGATCAGTGTgctagatggatagacagacggatagatgaatgaataaataaatagaaatggtaTTTctactagatagatagatagatagatagatagatagatagatagatagataaataaatagaaatggtaTTTCTACTACCGGCCCGTCTTCCTCACCAGCGCCCCAGGAAGCTTGGCATCACTGTAGAAGACTGTTCATGTGTGAAGAAAACCCTGGAATATTTCTCCATCTTAAACAAAGGGGTTAAGAATAGTAAcggcccagcactcgggaggcagaggcaggcggatctctgtgagttcgaggccagcctggtctccaaagagagttccaggaaaggcgcaaagctacacagagaaaccctgtctcggaaaaaaaaaaaaaaaaaaaaaaaaagaatagtaacgGCCTAGGGTCTCCACTAAGTCTGTAGAATGGTTACATCCCGAAATCTACCCCTACACTTTCATATGCAGCTGCAGGGGCAGAGATGGTCAAGGTCGAGAGCTACTGAGGCAGGGGGGCGCTCACCCAGTCAAAGTCACACGGGTTACCATCTTCGCGCTGCGTGGGGAGACCGTTGCAAATCGGCGGCAGTTTCCTCACGAGGAGGAAAGCAGCGGAGAGCAGGGCAGACAGAAGGCAATAAGGTCGGGCCAGCCATCGAGAAAGCCGCGGCACCGAGTACACCAGAGCAATCAGAGGCGCGAGGACAGCCATCTTTCCTGCCGGTTCTCTCGCAGGCTCCGTCCCGCCCCCAGCTCTTCCCTCCGCCGCCCCCCACCAGCGAGGCTTCTATTGGGCCAAATATCAGCTGCAACGCCTCCGGACCCGGATGTAGATCTCTTATTGGGTGCTATGAGAGATCAGAAAATGGGTTAGGGAGTCTGTTGGTTGAGGTAGTTGTCGCTTTTCTACCTGAGTCATTTTATTGGCTAGAAGACTGCGAACTGCTTCCCGAACAGCGACGGAAGTAGTTACCGGAAGATGGTAGGCGGGGCCTAACGCATCCAATGACGGGAAGGTCTTAAGAGGCCGGGGGTGGTGCTCTGTGAAAGTAACTGTCCAATGAAAGTCATTAACGCCAGATCCCGGGTAACGCAGGAGCCCAGAGTGCAATGGAGAATTTCACGGCGCTGTTTGGGGCTCAAGCTGACCCCCCGCCGCCCCCAAGCTCCCTAGGCTTCGGGCCGGGaaagccgccgccgccacctccaCCCCCTCCGGGAGGGGGTCCGGGCACGGCCCCGCCCCCGACGGCGACCTCGGCCCCCGCGGGCGCAGACAAGTCGGCTGCTGGAAGCGGGCCCTTCTACCTTATGCGGGAATTGCCGGGTGAGTAGTGGGGCTTAGGTGACGGGTGTGGCCATCAGCCTGCTCTGCGAGGTGTGAGGTCACGGGCGACGCGTGGCCACTGGGCAGCTCAACACTCAGAAGCTTTTTGGCGAGTCATAACCCTAAGAGATAGCTTGATTTCTTGGGGTGTTTTTTGGGGTGGGCGTGAATATCCGGGGCTACTTCTGGCGAGAAGTTCTGTGATTGTGTTCTTTGACAGCCGTTTGTGACTCTATAAAAAACGTGAGCCATTGTTTGGAACCCGGGAAACCTGATTTAACATTTCTGGAGACTTTAAGGTTTTAAAGTCTGTCAGGTATATAGCAAGTTGCCATCCTTGTCAGGGACTCGAAGGTTAACATGTTTCAAGAAAATACTAAAATTGAACCAACTCTGTCATTCATACCATTATTTGGAAATTGGgggcatgtggctcagtggtgggacTCCTGCCTGCCATGCTTGAGGCGGTGTTTTCACAGAATGTTCTCTGAGTAGGTAGCATTCAAGAGTAAACAAAGCCACCCGTGGACAGAGAACAGATACTTCTAGATACAAGAAACTTGATTAGGAGTCTGTTTGGGGGAAAAGCTTGGAATATCTGAGGGCCAGAAGACAGATTGGACTCGAGTAAAACGAACAAATCCAGTAGTGATGGGAGATAGGCAAAGGCCTTTATAAGGCAATATAGGGTGTGTAAATTTCAAATTGAAGCCATTTCAACATGGGTGCAATATGATCTAATTTATTGACTTTCAGATATTCAgcagaatgaatgaaaatgggATAATCAGAAGTTACCAGTCAGTGTTCAGGAAAGAGATAATGGTTTGGACCAAATCTTAGCAGTAAAGAAGTAAATGGATACAGGATACATGTTAGAAGCAGAGCCTACagaaataaagaactaaataTAAAAGGAGAGAGGAATTGGGTCTTGTACAGAGGCTATGGTAGTCTGAGAGTAGGAAGTTGTGGAAAGAAAAAGGTTGACAGGCTGAAAATCAAGAAGTGTTCTGGACATGTTAAGTCTTAGGGACTTGTGGTACTatacaccagcactcaggaggtgcaagcaggaggatccagagttcaagcccagcctaggTGACATGAGGTCCTGCTTCAAAAGGAAAAGTCCTTAGTTCATTTCAATAACTATTAGCAAAATAGTTTGACATTCACATCAGTGTGTAACAATTATTGTAGCCCTCTTAgatattgtattttataattgaGAAACTGAAGCATAGATTGGCTATGCTTTAGTGATAGGTGTCTTCCagcagttttctttattttagttgttattgtttgtttgtttgttttgagacaaggtctcactatatagctttggcttgcctggaattctctgtagatctgactggccttgaactccacctgcctctgcctccacgtGTGTGCCACAATGCCCTGGTTTATCTTttacctgttcttttttttttcttcttaagatttatttattatgtatacagtgttctgactaCAtgtgtctgcaggccagaagaggccatatctcattacagatggttgggagccaccatgtggttgctgggaattgaactcaggacctctggaagaacagcctgagccatctctccagccccgcattACCTGTTCTAATTGTACCTCTTTATCAGTTAATCAACATGAATCAGTTGACAAATACTAAATTTCTGTTTGAGGCAGATGCTGGGTATGTAGGAATGGAGGGAGGGCTGGTGTGAGAAGTGGAGATCGTGGTTTGAGGCTTGTGCTTGTGTTTTCGTTAGTGTCAGTCTTACTACTTTGTAGTCATCCTTCACACATCTTAGGAAAAATGTTAAGAGCAACCTGATGGTTTTCAGAATTTGTTGTTAGCCAAAATGACATCGAGAACAAGATGTCAGCTGGGCGGAGgcggtgcacgcctctaatcccagtacttgggaggcagagacaga includes the following:
- the Tmx2 gene encoding thioredoxin-related transmembrane protein 2; translation: MAVLAPLIALVYSVPRLSRWLARPYCLLSALLSAAFLLVRKLPPICNGLPTQREDGNPCDFDWREVEILMFLSAIVMMKNRRSITVEQHVGNIFMFSKVANAILFFRLDIRMGLLYLTLCIVFLMTCKPPLYMGPEYIKYFNDKTIDEELERDKRVTWIVEFFANWSNDCQSFAPIYADLSLKYNCTGLNFGKVDVGRYTDVSTRYKVSTSPLTKQLPTLILFQGGKEVIRRPQIDKKGRAVSWTFSEENVIREFNLNELYQRAKKLSKGGDSVSEESPVAPAPSAVPDGENKKDK